In Drosophila yakuba strain Tai18E2 chromosome X, Prin_Dyak_Tai18E2_2.1, whole genome shotgun sequence, a single genomic region encodes these proteins:
- the LOC6523990 gene encoding sushi, von Willebrand factor type A, EGF and pentraxin domain-containing protein 1, which translates to MFGCNILLHGYIAVATSISTLQRATKRAMTPPNAMALIMLLLLALCAVGNGQICGPPAVPLNAKVRTITVDSQIAEAHYECDAGYELFGPSAVKCDRRTGWERELPFCGVNVAYRKPVNQSSYTRSGPASYANDGKPGNKNPDGQECSETQKEPSPWWRVDLLTPQAVHVVRITTRGCCGHQPLQDLEIRVGNSSADLQRNPLCAWYPGTLDEGVVKTFTCARPLVGQYVAIQLVGVEGSLSLCEVETFTNDEFSVDRCLSPKIGVETVVTTFSKTCYDFHITKGESFDKAQTICKQTGGDLVHDFRGATSSYILSELERRKSELKPQLVWIGAQKEPGITSRTWKWVNGDVVQKPAWGKDQPNNYNGEQNCVVLDGGRNWLWNDVGCNLDYLHFICQHSPLSCGSPDAQQNTTVMGKKFTLGEKIQYTCPKGHSLLGQTERECRLDGTWSGSSPNCKYVDCGSLPELKFGSIHMSEERTSFGVVATYSCHENYTLIGNENRTCAVDGWSGKQPECLVDWCPDPQPIAGGNVRFNDKRAGSTATYVCEPGYVLVGEAIISCGLGGEWSSKTPSCRFVDCGAPARPNRGIAILLNGTTTVNSVVKYECDEDHWLDGQSELYCTRDGKWSGEAPVCELVTCETPAVPSGSFVIGYDYNVHSKIQYNCDPGHIMHGTPVLECLDTGEWSADAPYCEYIDCGTILPIPYGSHKYATNTTYVGSEVVFSCSQSHKLSGVLKRTCLESAVWSDASPKCEEIRCPEPKLAAHSLLSVTGNDRMYGRTLIRTSESAQNTAQTYKIGALAKYRCERGYKMVGEALATCTDSGQWSGSIPECVYVECGAPESIGNGKVVLATNATYYGAAVLYECNVNFKLNGVSRRLCTEHGNWSHEAPECVEVVCDTPNISENLIVEAGPRAVGAVATFKCAKGRIMMGNETRVCQKNGKWTGKSPTCRPVDCGRPLAIENGRVIVVNDSTLYGGSAEYHCIPNYNRIGQYLRKCTEDGAWSGKQPRCELATAEGQETSELGTGVGIGATVIVALLVIFGLIFLYRNKARPVKNTENVQAAETKDERNAAVMSYSTLEANNRMHMDNNPSATFNTFHGGAGGRNNGGGNPDANSNGERLNNNRSENIYDQIPNEQFYDAPYEMRTNDEVYEPEPVASNVITINGISVR; encoded by the exons ATGTTTGGCTGCAACATACTGTTGCACGGATATATAGCCGTGgccacatccatatccacattaCAACGGGCCACAAAAAGAGCCATGACACCTCCAAATGCAATGGCCCTCATTATGCTGCTACTGTTGGCACTGTGCGCCGTTGGAAATGGCCAAA TCTGCGGTCCGCCGGCGGTGCCGCTGAATGCCAAGGTGCGAACCATCACCGTTGACTCGCAGATTGCGGAGGCGCACTACGAGTGCGACGCTGGCTACGAGCTCTTCGGGCCATCGGCGGTCAAGTGTGACCGGCGGACAGGGTGGGAGCGGGAGCTGCCCTTCTGCGGCGTGAACGTGGCGTACCGCAAGCCGGTCAACCAGAGCTCCTACACACGGAGCGGTCCTGCCAGCTATGCGAACGATGGCAAGCCGGGCAATAAG AATCCCGATGGCCAGGAGTGCTCCGAGACGCAGAAGGAGCCATCGCCGTGGTGGCGCGTTGACCTCCTCACCCCGCAGGCGGTGCACGTGGTGCGGATAACGACGCGCGGCTGCTGCGGCCACCAGCCACTGCAGGATCTGGAGATCCGGGTGGGCAACAGCAGTGCGGATCTGCAGCGTAATCCGCTGTGCGCCTGGTACCCGGGCACCCTCGACGAGGGCGTGGTGAAGACATTCACCTGTGCGCGCCCGCTGGTCGGTCAGTATGTGGCCATTCAGCTGGTGGGCGTGGAGGGCAGCCTCAGTCTGTGCGAGGTGGAGACGTTCACCAACGACGAGTTCTCCGTGGACCGATGCCTGAGTCCGAAGATCGGAGTGGAGACCGTAGTAACGACATTCTCGAAAACCTGCTACGACTTTCATATCACAAAAGGAGAAAGCTTCGACAAGGCGCAAACCATTTGCAAGCAGACTG GTGGCGACTTGGTACACGACTTTCGTGGCGCCACCAGCTCGTACATCTTGTCCGAGCTGGAGCGCCGGAAGAGCGAACTAAAGCCGCAGCTCGTGTGGATTGGCGCCCAAAAGGAGCCGGGCATCACATCGCGCACATGGAAATGGGTGAACG GCGATGTGGTGCAAAAGCCAGCCTGGGGCAAGGACCAACCGAATAACTACAATGGCGAACAGAACTGCGTGGTCCTCGATGGCGGTCGCAATTGGCTGTGGAACGATGTGGGCTGCAATCTGGACTATCTGCACTTCATCTGCCAGCACT CTCCATTGTCGTGCGGCTCGCCGGATGCCCAGCAAAACACCACTGTCATGGGCAAAAAGTTCACTCTGGGCGAGAAGATCCAGTACACCTGTCCCAAGGGCCATTCGCTGCTCGGTCAGACGGAACGGGAGTGCAGACTCGATGGCACTTGGAGTGGCTCCTCGCCGAACTGCAAAT ATGTGGACTGCGGCAGTCTGCCGGAGCTGAAGTTTGGCTCCATTCACATGTCCGAGGAGCGGACGAGCTTCGGCGTGGTGGCTACGTACAGTTGCCACGAGAACTACACGCTGATCGGCAATGAGAATCGCACGTGCGCCGTGGACGGCTGGAGTGGCAAGCAGCCGGAGTGTCTGGTGGACTGGTGTCCGGATCCGCAGCCCATTGCCGGTGGCAATGTGCGATTCAATGACAAGAGGGCCGGTTCCACGGCCACGTATGTCTGTGAGCCGGGCTATGTGCTAGTTGGCGAGGCG ATCATCTCGTGCGGATTGGGTGGCGAGTGGTCCAGCAAGACGCCCTCGTGCAGATTCGTGGATTGCGGTGCACCGGCGCGACCAAATCGTGGCATTGCCATACTGCTGAACGGCACCACCACCGTCAACTCGGTGGTCAAGTACGAGTGCGACGAGGATCACTGGCTGGATGGGCAGTCGGAGCTGTATTGCACCCGGGATGGCAAGTGGTCCGGTGAGGCGCCCGTCTGCGAGCTGGTCACTTGCGAGACGCCAGCGGTGCCGTCTGGTTCCTTTGTCATCGGCTACGACTACAATGTCCACTCGAAGATCCAGTACAACTGCGATCCCGGTCACATCATGCACGGCACACCGGTGCTCGAGTGCCTGGACACCGGGGAATGGAGTGCCGATGCGCCCTACTGCGAAT ACATCGACTGCGGCACAATCCTGCCCATTCCCTATGGCAGCCACAAGTACGCGACGAATACCACCTATGTGGGTTCCGAAGTGGTCTTCAGTTGCTCCCAATCCCACAAGCTGAGTGGCGTCCTCAAGCGCACGTGCCTCGAATCTGCCGTCTGGAGCGATGCGTCGCCCAAGTGCGAGG AGATCCGCTGTCCGGAACCGAAACTGGCGGCGCATAGTCTGCTCTCCGTCACCGGGAATGATCGCATGTATGGCAGAACACTGATCCGCACCTCCGAATCGGCGCAGAACACAGCTCAGACCTACAA GATTGGAGCTCTGGCCAAGTACCGCTGCGAACGGGGCTACAAGATGGTGGGTGAGGCACTGGCCACCTGCACGGATAGCGGACAGTGGAGCGGCAGCATTCCGGAATGTGTGT ATGTGGAGTGCGGTGCGCCGGAGAGCATTGGCAATGGCAAGGTGGTCCTGGCCACAAATGCCACCTACTACGGCGCCGCTGTCCTCTACGAGTGCAATGTGAACTTCAAGCTGAACGGCGTATCCCGTCGCCTGTGCACGGAGCACGGTAACTGGAGCCACGAGGCGCCCGAATGCGTGGAGGTGGTCTGCGATACGCCCAACATCAGTGAGAATCTAATTGTGGAGGCGGGTCCACGGGCGGTGGGTGCCGTGGCCACCTTCAAGTGCGCCAAGGGCAGGATCATGATGGGAAATGAGACGCGCGTGTGCCAGAAAAACGGCAAATGGACGGGAAAAAGTCCCACCTGCAGAC CCGTCGACTGCGGTCGTCCGCTGGCCATCGAGAATGGCCGGGTGATTGTGGTCAACGATTCCACGTTGTACGGCGGCTCGGCGGAGTACCACTGCATACCGAACTACAACCGGATTGGTCAGTACCTGCGCAAGTGCACCGAGGATGGAGCGTGGAGCGGCAAGCAGCCGCGTTGCGAACTGGCCACGGCGGAGGGTCAGGAGACTTCGGAGCTGGGCACGGGCGTGGGCATTGGGGCCACCGTGATCGTCGCCCTGCTGGTGATCTTCGGCTTGATATTCCTCTATCGCAATAAGGCGAGACCCGTGAAGAACACGGAGAATGTGCAGGCGGCGGAGACGAAGGATGAGCGCAATGCCGCCGTTATGTCGTACTCTACGCTGGAGGCGAACAACCGGATGCACATGGACAACAATCCGTCGGCGACGTTCAACACGTTCCACGGCGGAGCCGGCGGACGGAACAATGGCGGCGGTAATCCGGATGCCAACAGCAATGGCGAAAGACTGAACAACAATCGTTCGG AAAACATTTACGATCAAATACCAAACGAGCAATTCTACGACGCTCCCTACGAGATGCGCACCAATGATGAGGTCTACGAACCGGAACCGGTGGCCAGTAATGTCATCACCATCAATGGCATATCCGtgagatag